One window from the genome of Cryptomeria japonica chromosome 6, Sugi_1.0, whole genome shotgun sequence encodes:
- the LOC131876520 gene encoding serine/threonine-protein kinase CTR1-like codes for MALDVAKGIDYLHRYDPPIVHRDLKSPNLLVEKTWKVKVCDFGLSRFKANTFISSKSAAGTPDWMAPEVLRDEPSNEKSDVYSFGVILWELVTMQQPWSGLSPAQVVGAVGFQNRRLAIPPDMLPEIASLIEACWANDPR; via the coding sequence ATGGCACTAGATGTGGCCAAGGGAATAGACTATTTACATCGGTATGACCCTCCTATTGTTCATCGAGATCTGAAGTCTCCTAATTTATTGGTTGAAAAGACGTGGAAAGTGAAGGTTTGTGATTTTGGTTTATCACGATTCAAGGCAAATACATTCATCTCTTCCAAATCTGCAGCGGGAACGCCTGACTGGATGGCTCCTGAAGTGCTTCGTGATGAACCATCCAATGAGAAATCTGATGTCTATAGTTTTGGTGTAATTCTTTGGGAACTTGTCACTATGCAGCAACCGTGGAGTGGCTTAAGTCCAGCTCAGGTTGTTGGAGCTGTTGGTTTTCAAAACAGAAGGCTTGCAATTCCACCGGATATGCTCCCTGAAATAGCTTCCTTAATTGAGGCTTGCTGGGCCAATGACCCAAGATAG
- the LOC131876687 gene encoding serine/threonine-protein kinase CTR1-like codes for MSKTLEAMKSNFNSIRTGGSSPALLDRIEVEFYGSPVNLKSLPQVSVIEGNSLLIQPFDKSSVKPIEKAISKSNLGLTPSSDGNIIRLNIPQLTAERRKDVAVKILIDQDLYEERLKEFLREVAIMIRLRHPNVVLFMGAVTKRPNLSIVTEYLPRGSLYRLIHRAGQRELLDERRRLRMALDVAKGIDYLHRYDPPIVHRDLKSPNLLVDKTWKVKVCDFGLSRFKANTFISSKSAAGTPEWMAPEVLRDEPSNEKSDVYSFGVILWELVTMQQPWSGLSPAQVVGAVGFQNRRLAIPPDMLPEIASLIEACWANDPRQRPSVSNIMDSLIALLKPSAAQPVHGGKS; via the coding sequence ATGAGTAAGACTTTGGAGGCAATGAAATCAAATTTCAATTCAATAAGAACAGGAGGATCAAGCCCAGCACTACTAGATCGAATTGAGGTTGAGTTCTATGGAAGCCCtgtcaacctcaagagtcttccaCAAGTTAGTGTGATAGAAGGAAATTCTCTTTTGATTCAGCCATTTGATAAGTCCAGTGTAAAGCCTATTGAAAAAGCCATTAGCAAATCTAATCTGGGTTTAACTCCAAGCAGTGATGGAAATATAATTCGATTAAATATTCCACAGCTGACAGCTGAAAGAAGAAAGGATGTTGCTGTGAAGATCCTCATAGATCAAGATTTGTATGAAGAGCGACTTAAGGAGTTCCTGAGAGAGGTTGCAATCATGATACGTTTGCGACATCCCAATGTTGTCCTTTTCATGGGCGCTGTAACAAAGCGTCCCAACTTGTCAATTGTGACTGAATATTTACCAAGGGGAAGCTTGTATCGTCTTATTCATAGAGCAGGACAAAGGGAGTTACTGGATGAAAGGCGACGATTGCGAATGGCACTAGATGTGGCCAAGGGAATAGACTATTTACATCGGTATGACCCTCCTATTGTTCATCGAGATCTGAAGTCTCCTAATTTATTGGTTGACAAGACGTGGAAAGTGAAGGTTTGTGATTTTGGTTTATCACGATTCAAGGCAAATACATTCATCTCTTCCAAATCTGCAGCGGGAACGCCTGAATGGATGGCTCCTGAAGTGCTTCGTGATGAACCATCCAATGAGAAATCTGATGTCTATAGTTTTGGTGTAATTCTTTGGGAACTTGTCACTATGCAGCAACCGTGGAGTGGCTTAAGTCCAGCTCAGGTTGTTGGAGCTGTTGGTTTTCAAAACAGAAGGCTTGCAATTCCACCGGATATGCTCCCTGAAATAGCTTCCTTAATTGAGGCTTGCTGGGCCAATGACCCAAGACAGCGACCGAGTGTTTCAAATATTATGGATTCTTTAATAGCATTGCTAAAGCCTTCAGCCGCACAACCTGTTCATGGTGGGAAGTCATAA
- the LOC131876689 gene encoding ribosome-recycling factor, chloroplastic-like, whose product MSKTLEAMKSNFNSIRTGGSSPALLDRIEVEFYGSPVNLKSLPQVSVTEGNSLLIQPFDKSSVKPIEKAISKSNLGLTPSSDGNIIRLNIPQLTAERRKDVAVKILIDQDLYEERLKEFLREVAIMIRLRHPNVVLFMGVVTKRPNLSIVTEYLPRGSLYRLIHRAGQRELLDERRRL is encoded by the coding sequence ATGAGTAAGACTTTGGAGGCAATGAAATCAAATTTCAATTCAATAAGAACAGGAGGATCAAGCCCAGCACTACTAGATCGAATTGAGGTTGAGTTCTATGGAAGCCCtgtcaacctcaagagtcttccaCAAGTTAGTGTGACAGAAGGAAATTCTCTTTTGATTCAGCCATTTGATAAGTCCAGTGTAAAGCCTATTGAAAAAGCCATTAGCAAATCTAATCTGGGTTTAACTCCAAGCAGTGATGGAAATATAATTCGATTAAATATTCCACAGCTGACAGCTGAAAGAAGAAAGGATGTTGCTGTGAAGATCCTCATAGATCAAGATTTGTATGAAGAGCGACTTAAGGAGTTCCTGAGAGAGGTTGCAATCATGATACGTTTGCGACATCCCAATGTTGTCCTTTTCATGGGCGTTGTAACAAAGCGTCCCAACTTGTCAATTGTGACTGAATATTTACCAAGGGGAAGCTTGTATCGTCTTATTCATAGAGCAGGACAAAGGGAGTTACTGGATGAAAGGCGACGATTGTGA